A genomic window from Cyprinus carpio isolate SPL01 chromosome A2, ASM1834038v1, whole genome shotgun sequence includes:
- the LOC109081590 gene encoding G-protein-signaling modulator 2-like isoform X3, which translates to MIGGESEEFEMEASCLDLALEGERLCKVEDYSAGVSFFEAAMQVGTEDLQVLSAIYSQLGNAYFHLHDYSKALEFHHHDLTLTRTTGDQLGEAKASGNLGNTLKVLGRFDEAVVCCQRHLDIAKELGDKVGQARALYNFGNVYHAKGKSICWSGAEPGDFPEEVMTALRKAAEYYEANLCIMKELRDRAAQGRTYGNLGNTYYLLGNFRDAMASHEQRLLIAKEFGDRSAERRAYCNLGNACIFLGEFERAAEHYWKALQLARQLKDLAVEAQACYSLGNTYTLLQDYERAIDYHLKHLDIAQYLNDRIGEGRACWSLGNAHTALGNHDQAMHFAEKHLEIAKETGDRSGELTARLNVSDLQMVLGLSYSTNNSVLSENKEIDNNLHGARPRMSRRHSMENLELMKLTPDKINANLNGQKWTSDILFKQSKPSVGKSSSKLSFVNRFRGKKHKLQNSSSKILQDTSNTREAPQNNHGSTDMLGDEGFFDLLSRFQSNRMDDQRCALQDGRSHLSVNSRSASPPRTIRKSFSESAASPGQEPFLRLLASAQGRRLDEQRAGTGNSLPGLRTLSEHSSRQMILSQVMASTDATEPDDQFFDMLVKCQGSRLDDQRCAPPPPFTRGLTVPDEDFFSLIIRSQAKRMDEQRVTLPSCR; encoded by the exons ATGATCGGCGGGGAATCGGAGGAGTTTGA GATGGAGGCATCCTGTTTGGACCTGGCTCTGGAGGGGGAGCGTCTGTGTAAGGTGGAGGATTATAGCGCCGGCGTTTCTTTCTTCGAGGCTGCCATGCAGGTTGGCACAGAAGACCTGCAGGTTCTGAGTGCCATCTACAGTCAACTGGGCAATGCCTACTTTCACTTGCATGACTACAGCAAAGCTCTGGAGTTCCACCACCATGATCTTACACTAACTAG AACCACTGGAGATCAGCTTGGTGAGGCCAAAGCCAGCGGTAACCTGGGGAACACATTAAAGGTTTTGGGTCGCTTTGATGAAGCGGTGGTCTGCTGCCAGAGACATTTAGATATTGCTAAGGAACTGGGCGACAAG GTGGGGCAAGCCAGAGCACTTTATAATTTTGGAAATGTGTACCATGCCAAAGGGAAGAGCATCTGCTGGAGTGGAGCAGAACCTGGAGACTTTCCTGAGGAGGTCATGACAGCACTTAGAAAAGCCGCTGAGTACTATGA AGCAAATCTGTGTATCATGAAGGAACTCAGAGACAGGGCAGCACAGGGCAGAACTTATGGAAACCTGGGCAACACATACTACCTACTAGGAAACTTCAGGGATGCAATGGCCTCTCATGAACAG CGTTTGCTTATCGCTAAAGAGTTTGGTGACCGGTCTGCAGAAAGGAGAGCCTACTGCAACCTGGGAAACGCTTGTATATTCCTTGGGGAGTTTGAGAGGGCTGCAGAACATTACTG GAAAGCTCTACAGTTGGCGCGGCAGCTGAAGGATCTGGCGGTGGAGGCTCAGGCCTGCTACAGTCTGGGTAACACATACACACTGCTGCAGGACTATGAGAGAGCTATCGACTACCATCTCAAGCATCTCGACATCGCTCAGTACCTCAATGACAG GATCGGAGAGGGCAGGGCCTGCTGGAGTTTGGGAAACGCACATACAGCACTAGGGAATCATGACCAGGCCATGCACTTTGCAGAGAAACACTTGGAAATAGCAAAAGAG ACTGGTGATCGTAGCGGGGAACTCACTGCTCGCCTGAATGTCTCAGATCTTCAGATGGTCCTCGGCCTCAGTTACAGCACAAACAATTCAGTACTTTCTGAGAACAAAGAGATCGACAACAACCTGCATG GAGCCAGACCCAGAATGAGCCGACGGCACAGTATGGAGAACCTAGAGCTAATGAAACTCACACCTGACAAGATCAACGctaatctaaat GGCCAGAAGTGGACCAGTGACATCCTCTTCAAGCAGTCCAAACCTTCAGTGGGCAAGTCTTCCTCAAAGCTCTCCTTTGTCAATCGTTTCCGAGGAAAGAAGCACAAACTGCAGAACAGCTCCAGTAAAATCCTGCAGGACACCAGCAACACACGGGAAGCTCCTCAGAACAAT CATGGGAGTACAGACATGTTAGGAGACGAGGGCTTCTTTGACTTGCTGAGTCGTTTCCAGAGCAACAGGATGGATGACCAGCGGTGTGCCTTACAGGATGGGAGGAGCCACCTGTCTGTCAATTCTAGGTCCGCCTCCCCACCCAGAACCATCAGGAAAT CATTTTCGGAGTCAGCTGCGTCTCCAGGTCAGGAGCCGTTCCTCAGACTGTTGGCCAGTGCTCAGGGCAGGAGGCTGGACGAGCAGAGGGCAGGAACAGGGAACAGTCTGCCCGGCCTGCGCACGCTATCCGAACACAGCAGCAGACAGATGATCCTCAGCCAGGTCATGGCCAGCACAGACGCAACCGAACCCGACGACCAGTTCTTTGACATGCTCGTCAAGTGTCAG GGGTCTCGTCTGGATGATCAGAGGTGTGCCCCTCCTCCGCCCTTCACCCGTGGCCTCACCGTCCCGGATGAAGACTTCTTCAGCCTCATCATCCGCTCACAGGCCAAGAGGATGGATGAGCAGAGAGTCACACTGCCCTCCTGCCGCTGA
- the LOC109081590 gene encoding G-protein-signaling modulator 2-like isoform X1: MAASSAVVSMQNDNQTFVHYRMEASCLDLALEGERLCKVEDYSAGVSFFEAAMQVGTEDLQVLSAIYSQLGNAYFHLHDYSKALEFHHHDLTLTRTTGDQLGEAKASGNLGNTLKVLGRFDEAVVCCQRHLDIAKELGDKVGQARALYNFGNVYHAKGKSICWSGAEPGDFPEEVMTALRKAAEYYEANLCIMKELRDRAAQGRTYGNLGNTYYLLGNFRDAMASHEQRLLIAKEFGDRSAERRAYCNLGNACIFLGEFERAAEHYWKALQLARQLKDLAVEAQACYSLGNTYTLLQDYERAIDYHLKHLDIAQYLNDRIGEGRACWSLGNAHTALGNHDQAMHFAEKHLEIAKETGDRSGELTARLNVSDLQMVLGLSYSTNNSVLSENKEIDNNLHGARPRMSRRHSMENLELMKLTPDKINANLNGQKWTSDILFKQSKPSVGKSSSKLSFVNRFRGKKHKLQNSSSKILQDTSNTREAPQNNHGSTDMLGDEGFFDLLSRFQSNRMDDQRCALQDGRSHLSVNSRSASPPRTIRKSFSESAASPGQEPFLRLLASAQGRRLDEQRAGTGNSLPGLRTLSEHSSRQMILSQVMASTDATEPDDQFFDMLVKCQGSRLDDQRCAPPPPFTRGLTVPDEDFFSLIIRSQAKRMDEQRVTLPSCR; this comes from the exons ATGGCTGCGAGCAGTGCAGTGGTTAGCATGCAGAATGACAACCAGACCTTTGTCCACTACAG GATGGAGGCATCCTGTTTGGACCTGGCTCTGGAGGGGGAGCGTCTGTGTAAGGTGGAGGATTATAGCGCCGGCGTTTCTTTCTTCGAGGCTGCCATGCAGGTTGGCACAGAAGACCTGCAGGTTCTGAGTGCCATCTACAGTCAACTGGGCAATGCCTACTTTCACTTGCATGACTACAGCAAAGCTCTGGAGTTCCACCACCATGATCTTACACTAACTAG AACCACTGGAGATCAGCTTGGTGAGGCCAAAGCCAGCGGTAACCTGGGGAACACATTAAAGGTTTTGGGTCGCTTTGATGAAGCGGTGGTCTGCTGCCAGAGACATTTAGATATTGCTAAGGAACTGGGCGACAAG GTGGGGCAAGCCAGAGCACTTTATAATTTTGGAAATGTGTACCATGCCAAAGGGAAGAGCATCTGCTGGAGTGGAGCAGAACCTGGAGACTTTCCTGAGGAGGTCATGACAGCACTTAGAAAAGCCGCTGAGTACTATGA AGCAAATCTGTGTATCATGAAGGAACTCAGAGACAGGGCAGCACAGGGCAGAACTTATGGAAACCTGGGCAACACATACTACCTACTAGGAAACTTCAGGGATGCAATGGCCTCTCATGAACAG CGTTTGCTTATCGCTAAAGAGTTTGGTGACCGGTCTGCAGAAAGGAGAGCCTACTGCAACCTGGGAAACGCTTGTATATTCCTTGGGGAGTTTGAGAGGGCTGCAGAACATTACTG GAAAGCTCTACAGTTGGCGCGGCAGCTGAAGGATCTGGCGGTGGAGGCTCAGGCCTGCTACAGTCTGGGTAACACATACACACTGCTGCAGGACTATGAGAGAGCTATCGACTACCATCTCAAGCATCTCGACATCGCTCAGTACCTCAATGACAG GATCGGAGAGGGCAGGGCCTGCTGGAGTTTGGGAAACGCACATACAGCACTAGGGAATCATGACCAGGCCATGCACTTTGCAGAGAAACACTTGGAAATAGCAAAAGAG ACTGGTGATCGTAGCGGGGAACTCACTGCTCGCCTGAATGTCTCAGATCTTCAGATGGTCCTCGGCCTCAGTTACAGCACAAACAATTCAGTACTTTCTGAGAACAAAGAGATCGACAACAACCTGCATG GAGCCAGACCCAGAATGAGCCGACGGCACAGTATGGAGAACCTAGAGCTAATGAAACTCACACCTGACAAGATCAACGctaatctaaat GGCCAGAAGTGGACCAGTGACATCCTCTTCAAGCAGTCCAAACCTTCAGTGGGCAAGTCTTCCTCAAAGCTCTCCTTTGTCAATCGTTTCCGAGGAAAGAAGCACAAACTGCAGAACAGCTCCAGTAAAATCCTGCAGGACACCAGCAACACACGGGAAGCTCCTCAGAACAAT CATGGGAGTACAGACATGTTAGGAGACGAGGGCTTCTTTGACTTGCTGAGTCGTTTCCAGAGCAACAGGATGGATGACCAGCGGTGTGCCTTACAGGATGGGAGGAGCCACCTGTCTGTCAATTCTAGGTCCGCCTCCCCACCCAGAACCATCAGGAAAT CATTTTCGGAGTCAGCTGCGTCTCCAGGTCAGGAGCCGTTCCTCAGACTGTTGGCCAGTGCTCAGGGCAGGAGGCTGGACGAGCAGAGGGCAGGAACAGGGAACAGTCTGCCCGGCCTGCGCACGCTATCCGAACACAGCAGCAGACAGATGATCCTCAGCCAGGTCATGGCCAGCACAGACGCAACCGAACCCGACGACCAGTTCTTTGACATGCTCGTCAAGTGTCAG GGGTCTCGTCTGGATGATCAGAGGTGTGCCCCTCCTCCGCCCTTCACCCGTGGCCTCACCGTCCCGGATGAAGACTTCTTCAGCCTCATCATCCGCTCACAGGCCAAGAGGATGGATGAGCAGAGAGTCACACTGCCCTCCTGCCGCTGA
- the LOC109081590 gene encoding G-protein-signaling modulator 2-like isoform X4: MEASCLDLALEGERLCKVEDYSAGVSFFEAAMQVGTEDLQVLSAIYSQLGNAYFHLHDYSKALEFHHHDLTLTRTTGDQLGEAKASGNLGNTLKVLGRFDEAVVCCQRHLDIAKELGDKVGQARALYNFGNVYHAKGKSICWSGAEPGDFPEEVMTALRKAAEYYEANLCIMKELRDRAAQGRTYGNLGNTYYLLGNFRDAMASHEQRLLIAKEFGDRSAERRAYCNLGNACIFLGEFERAAEHYWKALQLARQLKDLAVEAQACYSLGNTYTLLQDYERAIDYHLKHLDIAQYLNDRIGEGRACWSLGNAHTALGNHDQAMHFAEKHLEIAKETGDRSGELTARLNVSDLQMVLGLSYSTNNSVLSENKEIDNNLHGARPRMSRRHSMENLELMKLTPDKINANLNGQKWTSDILFKQSKPSVGKSSSKLSFVNRFRGKKHKLQNSSSKILQDTSNTREAPQNNHGSTDMLGDEGFFDLLSRFQSNRMDDQRCALQDGRSHLSVNSRSASPPRTIRKSFSESAASPGQEPFLRLLASAQGRRLDEQRAGTGNSLPGLRTLSEHSSRQMILSQVMASTDATEPDDQFFDMLVKCQGSRLDDQRCAPPPPFTRGLTVPDEDFFSLIIRSQAKRMDEQRVTLPSCR; the protein is encoded by the exons ATGGAGGCATCCTGTTTGGACCTGGCTCTGGAGGGGGAGCGTCTGTGTAAGGTGGAGGATTATAGCGCCGGCGTTTCTTTCTTCGAGGCTGCCATGCAGGTTGGCACAGAAGACCTGCAGGTTCTGAGTGCCATCTACAGTCAACTGGGCAATGCCTACTTTCACTTGCATGACTACAGCAAAGCTCTGGAGTTCCACCACCATGATCTTACACTAACTAG AACCACTGGAGATCAGCTTGGTGAGGCCAAAGCCAGCGGTAACCTGGGGAACACATTAAAGGTTTTGGGTCGCTTTGATGAAGCGGTGGTCTGCTGCCAGAGACATTTAGATATTGCTAAGGAACTGGGCGACAAG GTGGGGCAAGCCAGAGCACTTTATAATTTTGGAAATGTGTACCATGCCAAAGGGAAGAGCATCTGCTGGAGTGGAGCAGAACCTGGAGACTTTCCTGAGGAGGTCATGACAGCACTTAGAAAAGCCGCTGAGTACTATGA AGCAAATCTGTGTATCATGAAGGAACTCAGAGACAGGGCAGCACAGGGCAGAACTTATGGAAACCTGGGCAACACATACTACCTACTAGGAAACTTCAGGGATGCAATGGCCTCTCATGAACAG CGTTTGCTTATCGCTAAAGAGTTTGGTGACCGGTCTGCAGAAAGGAGAGCCTACTGCAACCTGGGAAACGCTTGTATATTCCTTGGGGAGTTTGAGAGGGCTGCAGAACATTACTG GAAAGCTCTACAGTTGGCGCGGCAGCTGAAGGATCTGGCGGTGGAGGCTCAGGCCTGCTACAGTCTGGGTAACACATACACACTGCTGCAGGACTATGAGAGAGCTATCGACTACCATCTCAAGCATCTCGACATCGCTCAGTACCTCAATGACAG GATCGGAGAGGGCAGGGCCTGCTGGAGTTTGGGAAACGCACATACAGCACTAGGGAATCATGACCAGGCCATGCACTTTGCAGAGAAACACTTGGAAATAGCAAAAGAG ACTGGTGATCGTAGCGGGGAACTCACTGCTCGCCTGAATGTCTCAGATCTTCAGATGGTCCTCGGCCTCAGTTACAGCACAAACAATTCAGTACTTTCTGAGAACAAAGAGATCGACAACAACCTGCATG GAGCCAGACCCAGAATGAGCCGACGGCACAGTATGGAGAACCTAGAGCTAATGAAACTCACACCTGACAAGATCAACGctaatctaaat GGCCAGAAGTGGACCAGTGACATCCTCTTCAAGCAGTCCAAACCTTCAGTGGGCAAGTCTTCCTCAAAGCTCTCCTTTGTCAATCGTTTCCGAGGAAAGAAGCACAAACTGCAGAACAGCTCCAGTAAAATCCTGCAGGACACCAGCAACACACGGGAAGCTCCTCAGAACAAT CATGGGAGTACAGACATGTTAGGAGACGAGGGCTTCTTTGACTTGCTGAGTCGTTTCCAGAGCAACAGGATGGATGACCAGCGGTGTGCCTTACAGGATGGGAGGAGCCACCTGTCTGTCAATTCTAGGTCCGCCTCCCCACCCAGAACCATCAGGAAAT CATTTTCGGAGTCAGCTGCGTCTCCAGGTCAGGAGCCGTTCCTCAGACTGTTGGCCAGTGCTCAGGGCAGGAGGCTGGACGAGCAGAGGGCAGGAACAGGGAACAGTCTGCCCGGCCTGCGCACGCTATCCGAACACAGCAGCAGACAGATGATCCTCAGCCAGGTCATGGCCAGCACAGACGCAACCGAACCCGACGACCAGTTCTTTGACATGCTCGTCAAGTGTCAG GGGTCTCGTCTGGATGATCAGAGGTGTGCCCCTCCTCCGCCCTTCACCCGTGGCCTCACCGTCCCGGATGAAGACTTCTTCAGCCTCATCATCCGCTCACAGGCCAAGAGGATGGATGAGCAGAGAGTCACACTGCCCTCCTGCCGCTGA
- the LOC109081590 gene encoding G-protein-signaling modulator 2-like isoform X2: MTTRPLSTTVFAAPCRMEASCLDLALEGERLCKVEDYSAGVSFFEAAMQVGTEDLQVLSAIYSQLGNAYFHLHDYSKALEFHHHDLTLTRTTGDQLGEAKASGNLGNTLKVLGRFDEAVVCCQRHLDIAKELGDKVGQARALYNFGNVYHAKGKSICWSGAEPGDFPEEVMTALRKAAEYYEANLCIMKELRDRAAQGRTYGNLGNTYYLLGNFRDAMASHEQRLLIAKEFGDRSAERRAYCNLGNACIFLGEFERAAEHYWKALQLARQLKDLAVEAQACYSLGNTYTLLQDYERAIDYHLKHLDIAQYLNDRIGEGRACWSLGNAHTALGNHDQAMHFAEKHLEIAKETGDRSGELTARLNVSDLQMVLGLSYSTNNSVLSENKEIDNNLHGARPRMSRRHSMENLELMKLTPDKINANLNGQKWTSDILFKQSKPSVGKSSSKLSFVNRFRGKKHKLQNSSSKILQDTSNTREAPQNNHGSTDMLGDEGFFDLLSRFQSNRMDDQRCALQDGRSHLSVNSRSASPPRTIRKSFSESAASPGQEPFLRLLASAQGRRLDEQRAGTGNSLPGLRTLSEHSSRQMILSQVMASTDATEPDDQFFDMLVKCQGSRLDDQRCAPPPPFTRGLTVPDEDFFSLIIRSQAKRMDEQRVTLPSCR, translated from the exons ATGACAACCAGACCTTTGTCCACTACAG tttttgctgcCCCCTGCAGGATGGAGGCATCCTGTTTGGACCTGGCTCTGGAGGGGGAGCGTCTGTGTAAGGTGGAGGATTATAGCGCCGGCGTTTCTTTCTTCGAGGCTGCCATGCAGGTTGGCACAGAAGACCTGCAGGTTCTGAGTGCCATCTACAGTCAACTGGGCAATGCCTACTTTCACTTGCATGACTACAGCAAAGCTCTGGAGTTCCACCACCATGATCTTACACTAACTAG AACCACTGGAGATCAGCTTGGTGAGGCCAAAGCCAGCGGTAACCTGGGGAACACATTAAAGGTTTTGGGTCGCTTTGATGAAGCGGTGGTCTGCTGCCAGAGACATTTAGATATTGCTAAGGAACTGGGCGACAAG GTGGGGCAAGCCAGAGCACTTTATAATTTTGGAAATGTGTACCATGCCAAAGGGAAGAGCATCTGCTGGAGTGGAGCAGAACCTGGAGACTTTCCTGAGGAGGTCATGACAGCACTTAGAAAAGCCGCTGAGTACTATGA AGCAAATCTGTGTATCATGAAGGAACTCAGAGACAGGGCAGCACAGGGCAGAACTTATGGAAACCTGGGCAACACATACTACCTACTAGGAAACTTCAGGGATGCAATGGCCTCTCATGAACAG CGTTTGCTTATCGCTAAAGAGTTTGGTGACCGGTCTGCAGAAAGGAGAGCCTACTGCAACCTGGGAAACGCTTGTATATTCCTTGGGGAGTTTGAGAGGGCTGCAGAACATTACTG GAAAGCTCTACAGTTGGCGCGGCAGCTGAAGGATCTGGCGGTGGAGGCTCAGGCCTGCTACAGTCTGGGTAACACATACACACTGCTGCAGGACTATGAGAGAGCTATCGACTACCATCTCAAGCATCTCGACATCGCTCAGTACCTCAATGACAG GATCGGAGAGGGCAGGGCCTGCTGGAGTTTGGGAAACGCACATACAGCACTAGGGAATCATGACCAGGCCATGCACTTTGCAGAGAAACACTTGGAAATAGCAAAAGAG ACTGGTGATCGTAGCGGGGAACTCACTGCTCGCCTGAATGTCTCAGATCTTCAGATGGTCCTCGGCCTCAGTTACAGCACAAACAATTCAGTACTTTCTGAGAACAAAGAGATCGACAACAACCTGCATG GAGCCAGACCCAGAATGAGCCGACGGCACAGTATGGAGAACCTAGAGCTAATGAAACTCACACCTGACAAGATCAACGctaatctaaat GGCCAGAAGTGGACCAGTGACATCCTCTTCAAGCAGTCCAAACCTTCAGTGGGCAAGTCTTCCTCAAAGCTCTCCTTTGTCAATCGTTTCCGAGGAAAGAAGCACAAACTGCAGAACAGCTCCAGTAAAATCCTGCAGGACACCAGCAACACACGGGAAGCTCCTCAGAACAAT CATGGGAGTACAGACATGTTAGGAGACGAGGGCTTCTTTGACTTGCTGAGTCGTTTCCAGAGCAACAGGATGGATGACCAGCGGTGTGCCTTACAGGATGGGAGGAGCCACCTGTCTGTCAATTCTAGGTCCGCCTCCCCACCCAGAACCATCAGGAAAT CATTTTCGGAGTCAGCTGCGTCTCCAGGTCAGGAGCCGTTCCTCAGACTGTTGGCCAGTGCTCAGGGCAGGAGGCTGGACGAGCAGAGGGCAGGAACAGGGAACAGTCTGCCCGGCCTGCGCACGCTATCCGAACACAGCAGCAGACAGATGATCCTCAGCCAGGTCATGGCCAGCACAGACGCAACCGAACCCGACGACCAGTTCTTTGACATGCTCGTCAAGTGTCAG GGGTCTCGTCTGGATGATCAGAGGTGTGCCCCTCCTCCGCCCTTCACCCGTGGCCTCACCGTCCCGGATGAAGACTTCTTCAGCCTCATCATCCGCTCACAGGCCAAGAGGATGGATGAGCAGAGAGTCACACTGCCCTCCTGCCGCTGA